One window of Roseisolibacter agri genomic DNA carries:
- a CDS encoding M14 family zinc carboxypeptidase, translating into MPPRLRPLSSRALAATAALTLAGPAAAQHALAPAPAAAYDPAIPTPRAVLGYDVGERFTPHHLLMRYVERVAQASPRVKVDTLGRTAEGREVPLVAVTSAANAQRLAAIRADARRLADPATLSADERRALVARTPAVVWLGYSVHGNEASGVEAGIAMLYQLAAGRDAETQAILDSTVVLIDPAQNPDGHERHAQDVMRGRGAFGVTGVPGALAQQGSWPGARGSHYYFDLNRDWFIQSHPETRARIAGFLGWMPHVAVDLHEMGSNSSYFFAPPMEPMNQNVPASVVKWWDVYAAANGAAFDRHGWAYFRREGYDEFYPGYGVSWPILTGATGMTFEQASSGAGAIRRTDGTVMTLHEAARHHYTAAWATTLTTAQRRTERVADYAETRATAPRDATRGGMRAVILERDADGRADSLAALLARNAIVLRRTAGAPALAGATAYTGNAPGTPRFARGAWIVDLAQPQGRLARALLEPDAVLDSTFIRGELERRRSGQSSRFYDVTAWTLPYAWRVRAWTTSAAVAGAEVVAPETLMGPAVGAAPTRASYAYAVAPGSEASLRWLAGVLADSVRVWHAPRSFRVGNADFPRGAFIVRVGANDSTVHTKVARRAAESGATVAALSTGLVDAGTDLGSGSVVPVRAPRIALLGGAPVNGTSFGFAWFALDQRVAYPSTAIGADALAGSALSQFDVLVVPSVQAAALDRQLGDGGRARIADWVRGGGTLVTLGTGSAWLTGQSWARLKMRRDTSRTPGAEPGAPLPVDVPGAAVRVLGDPLSPLLAGVDERELAVMMDADDVFQAPRDLRPGEVVLRHAPVDRLRLAGYLWPEMPARLAGSPWLWTERLGQGRLIAFAGDPNFRDLWRGLLPIFGNALFLGNTF; encoded by the coding sequence ATGCCCCCACGACTCCGCCCGCTCTCCTCGCGCGCACTCGCCGCCACCGCGGCCCTCACCCTCGCCGGGCCCGCCGCCGCGCAGCACGCGCTCGCTCCCGCGCCCGCCGCCGCCTACGATCCCGCCATCCCCACGCCGCGCGCGGTGCTCGGCTACGACGTCGGCGAGCGGTTCACGCCGCACCACCTGCTGATGCGCTACGTCGAGCGCGTGGCGCAGGCCAGCCCGCGCGTGAAGGTCGACACGCTCGGCCGGACGGCCGAGGGGCGCGAGGTGCCGCTGGTCGCGGTCACGAGCGCCGCCAACGCGCAGCGGCTGGCCGCCATCCGCGCCGACGCGCGCCGCCTGGCCGATCCCGCCACGCTCTCCGCCGACGAGCGCCGCGCGCTGGTCGCGCGCACGCCGGCCGTCGTCTGGCTCGGCTACTCGGTGCACGGCAACGAGGCCTCGGGCGTCGAGGCGGGCATCGCGATGCTCTACCAGCTGGCCGCCGGCCGCGACGCCGAGACGCAGGCGATCCTCGACAGCACGGTGGTGCTCATCGATCCCGCGCAGAACCCCGACGGCCACGAGCGCCACGCGCAGGACGTGATGCGCGGGCGTGGCGCGTTCGGCGTCACGGGCGTGCCGGGCGCGCTCGCGCAGCAGGGCAGCTGGCCGGGCGCGCGCGGGAGCCACTACTACTTCGACCTCAATCGCGACTGGTTCATCCAGTCGCACCCCGAGACGCGGGCGCGCATCGCCGGCTTCCTCGGGTGGATGCCGCACGTCGCGGTGGACCTGCACGAGATGGGGAGCAACAGCTCCTACTTCTTCGCGCCGCCGATGGAGCCGATGAACCAGAACGTCCCGGCGAGCGTGGTGAAGTGGTGGGACGTCTACGCCGCCGCCAACGGCGCCGCGTTCGACCGGCACGGGTGGGCGTACTTCCGGCGCGAGGGCTACGACGAGTTCTATCCCGGCTACGGCGTGTCGTGGCCGATCCTCACCGGCGCGACGGGGATGACGTTCGAGCAGGCGTCGAGCGGCGCCGGCGCGATCCGCCGCACCGACGGCACGGTGATGACGCTGCACGAGGCGGCGCGCCACCACTACACGGCCGCGTGGGCGACGACGCTCACGACGGCGCAGCGCCGCACCGAGCGGGTGGCGGACTACGCCGAGACGCGCGCGACGGCCCCGCGCGACGCGACGCGCGGCGGGATGCGCGCGGTGATCCTGGAGCGCGACGCCGACGGCCGTGCCGACTCGCTGGCGGCGCTGCTGGCGCGCAACGCGATCGTGCTGCGCCGCACGGCGGGCGCGCCGGCGCTCGCGGGCGCGACGGCGTACACGGGCAACGCGCCCGGCACGCCGCGCTTCGCGCGCGGCGCATGGATCGTCGATCTCGCGCAGCCGCAGGGCCGCCTCGCGCGCGCGCTGCTGGAGCCCGACGCGGTGCTCGACTCGACGTTCATTCGTGGAGAGCTCGAGCGACGCCGCAGCGGCCAGTCGTCGCGCTTCTACGACGTCACCGCGTGGACGCTGCCGTACGCGTGGCGCGTGCGCGCGTGGACGACGTCCGCCGCGGTCGCGGGCGCGGAGGTCGTGGCGCCGGAGACGCTCATGGGACCCGCGGTCGGTGCGGCACCGACCAGAGCCTCGTACGCGTACGCCGTCGCGCCGGGGAGCGAGGCGTCGCTGCGCTGGCTGGCCGGCGTGCTCGCCGACAGCGTGCGCGTGTGGCACGCGCCGCGGAGCTTCCGTGTGGGCAATGCCGACTTCCCGCGCGGCGCGTTCATCGTGCGCGTGGGCGCGAACGACTCCACCGTGCACACCAAGGTCGCGCGCCGCGCGGCGGAGAGCGGCGCTACGGTCGCCGCGCTCTCCACGGGGCTCGTGGACGCGGGCACGGACCTCGGCAGCGGCTCGGTGGTGCCCGTGCGCGCGCCGCGCATCGCGCTCCTGGGCGGCGCGCCGGTGAACGGCACGTCGTTCGGCTTCGCGTGGTTCGCGCTCGACCAGCGCGTCGCGTATCCGTCCACCGCGATCGGCGCCGACGCGCTCGCGGGCAGCGCGCTGTCGCAGTTCGACGTGCTCGTCGTGCCGTCGGTGCAGGCGGCGGCGCTCGACCGCCAGCTCGGCGACGGCGGGCGCGCACGGATCGCCGACTGGGTGCGCGGCGGCGGCACGCTGGTCACGCTCGGCACCGGGAGCGCGTGGCTCACCGGGCAGTCGTGGGCGCGGCTGAAGATGCGCCGCGACACCTCGCGCACGCCGGGCGCCGAGCCTGGCGCGCCGCTGCCGGTCGATGTTCCCGGCGCCGCGGTGCGCGTGCTCGGCGATCCGCTGTCGCCGCTGCTCGCCGGCGTCGACGAGCGCGAGCTGGCGGTGATGATGGACGCCGACGACGTCTTCCAGGCGCCGCGCGACCTGCGCCCGGGCGAGGTCGTGCTGCGCCACGCGCCCGTCGACCGGCTGCGGCTCGCCGGCTACCTCTGGCCCGAGATGCCCGCGCGCCTCGCGGGCTCGCCCTGGCTCTGGACCGAGCGGCTCGGCCAGGGCCGCCTGATCGCCTTCGCGGGCGACCCGAACTTCCGCGACCTCTGGCGCGGCCTCCTGCCGATCTTCGGCAACGCGCTCTTCCTCGGCAACACGTTCTGA
- a CDS encoding polysaccharide deacetylase family protein, with the protein MLVCFSVDYEPDCPPYRADTFRGVEEGTAPLLAMLREAGAPSTFFSTGDVAARYPDAIRAIVDAGHELGCHGHTHRRFVDLAPDAARDEIVASSAVLRRFAPVDSFRAPNLVFPDAYLPLLEEAGYALDSSHAKYKAPYWRDRRRPAATRLTRIPASTTSSVLRLPRAVREAWLARLASPVVLFVHPWEFVDWRDTDLRLDCRFATGETALRRVRAVLDFLSARGARFVTMREAGAAVRHQAAEAAA; encoded by the coding sequence ATGCTCGTCTGCTTCTCCGTCGACTACGAACCCGACTGCCCGCCGTACCGCGCCGACACCTTCCGGGGCGTCGAGGAGGGCACCGCGCCGCTGCTCGCGATGCTGCGCGAGGCGGGCGCGCCGAGCACGTTCTTCAGCACGGGGGACGTCGCGGCGCGCTACCCCGACGCGATCCGCGCGATCGTGGACGCGGGGCACGAGCTGGGATGCCACGGGCACACGCACCGCCGATTCGTCGACCTCGCGCCCGACGCGGCGCGCGACGAGATCGTCGCGTCGAGCGCGGTGCTGCGCCGCTTCGCGCCGGTGGACAGCTTCCGCGCGCCCAACCTCGTCTTCCCCGACGCCTACCTCCCGCTCCTCGAGGAGGCGGGCTACGCGCTCGACTCGTCGCACGCGAAGTACAAGGCCCCCTACTGGCGCGACCGGCGGCGGCCGGCGGCCACGCGGCTGACGCGCATCCCCGCGTCCACCACGTCGTCGGTGCTGCGGCTCCCGCGCGCGGTGCGCGAGGCGTGGCTGGCGCGGCTCGCGAGCCCGGTCGTGCTGTTCGTGCATCCGTGGGAGTTCGTCGACTGGCGCGACACCGACCTGCGCCTCGACTGCCGGTTCGCTACCGGCGAGACGGCGCTGCGCCGCGTGCGCGCGGTGCTCGACTTCCTCTCGGCGCGCGGCGCGCGCTTCGTGACGATGCGCGAGGCCGGCGCCGCGGTGCGCCACCAGGCAGCGGAGGCAGCGGCGTGA
- a CDS encoding lysylphosphatidylglycerol synthase transmembrane domain-containing protein — MSASAFDAPRARRLSPGARRALALLAWLLATVLVALALRAVGWRETLAAASRARLPWLALAVACHTSVVALWAWQTWLLLPAGVRARFGRIFEVQAITATAQNTIPAFLGQATGVAVLAERGGAGTAAALSVLAQHSLIEALAKLATLAVAAQVAPLPAWMRRAVALLGVGLALLALGLFAAAWAARRRAPRADDALPPSLAVGLMDEPPHPANERRAEGAWARGRAFVVSWAAALDALRSPRRLGLAVASGLLMKVMEAGGWTAVERAFGLAPRPGSAVLALAATNLASAVPASPGNLGVYEGAALLAYTALGVPRDQALALGIVGHIVYLVPFVGAGWIVLSLAQLRGRTRT, encoded by the coding sequence GTGAGCGCGTCGGCGTTCGACGCTCCCAGGGCACGCCGCCTCTCGCCCGGCGCGCGGCGCGCGCTCGCGCTGCTGGCGTGGCTGCTGGCGACGGTGCTGGTGGCGCTGGCGCTGCGCGCGGTGGGATGGCGCGAGACGCTCGCCGCCGCGTCGCGCGCGCGGCTGCCGTGGCTCGCGCTGGCCGTCGCCTGCCACACGAGCGTCGTCGCGCTGTGGGCGTGGCAGACGTGGCTCCTGCTGCCGGCCGGCGTGCGCGCGCGCTTCGGCCGCATCTTCGAGGTGCAGGCGATCACCGCGACGGCGCAGAACACGATCCCCGCCTTCCTGGGACAGGCCACCGGCGTGGCGGTCCTGGCGGAGCGCGGCGGCGCCGGCACCGCGGCCGCGCTGTCGGTGCTCGCGCAGCACAGCCTCATCGAGGCGCTGGCCAAGCTCGCGACGCTCGCCGTCGCCGCGCAGGTCGCGCCGCTCCCCGCCTGGATGCGGCGCGCGGTCGCGCTGCTCGGCGTCGGGCTCGCGCTGCTCGCGCTCGGGCTGTTCGCCGCCGCGTGGGCCGCGCGCCGCCGCGCGCCGCGCGCGGACGACGCCCTCCCGCCGTCGCTGGCCGTCGGGCTGATGGACGAGCCGCCGCACCCGGCGAACGAGCGCCGCGCCGAGGGGGCGTGGGCGCGCGGGCGCGCGTTCGTCGTGTCGTGGGCGGCCGCGCTGGACGCGCTGCGCTCGCCGCGCCGGCTGGGGCTCGCCGTCGCCAGCGGGCTGTTGATGAAGGTGATGGAGGCCGGCGGCTGGACGGCGGTGGAGCGCGCGTTCGGGCTCGCGCCGCGGCCGGGGAGCGCGGTGCTGGCGCTGGCCGCGACGAACCTCGCCTCCGCCGTCCCCGCGTCGCCGGGCAACCTCGGCGTGTACGAGGGTGCGGCGCTGCTCGCCTACACCGCCCTCGGCGTCCCGCGCGACCAGGCGCTGGCGCTCGGCATCGTGGGGCACATCGTGTATCTCGTGCCGTTCGTCGGCGCGGGGTGGATCGTGCTCTCGCTGGCCCAGCTGCGCGGGCGCACGCGCACGTGA